The following proteins are encoded in a genomic region of Zea mays cultivar B73 chromosome 9, Zm-B73-REFERENCE-NAM-5.0, whole genome shotgun sequence:
- the LOC103638673 gene encoding uncharacterized protein, with protein sequence MASSIARTACLLVLTLFVVSAAIILPSSLCHGARGVGLGIGGGALDPDRPACVGVGACPVRGRPFPIVKPSPPSNGGDPHH encoded by the exons ATGGCGTCGTCCATCGCCAGAACCGCATGTCTCCTCGTGCTCACACTGTTCGTCGTCTCCGCGGCGATCATCTTGCCCAGCTCCCTGTGCCATGGAGCCCGCGGCGTCG GGTTAGGTATCGGCGGCGGCGCTTTGGACCCTGACCGTCCAGCGTGCGTCGGGGTCGGGGCATGCCCAGTTCGTGGGCGCCCCTTTCCTATCGTCAAACCGTCCCCCCCATCCAACGGAGGGGACCCACATCACTGA
- the LOC103638674 gene encoding uncharacterized protein, whose protein sequence is MLQGFHDSGFHAEKPLLVLPSCLLAPFVSAVPMPRSLRLGSHQQHPPALKLSSSQETTAIAAAMNTGRPTARMDVEVNEYQQSGPNNRHDPPILGHFLVQRIYALATCLEVSDFQVLTDISRRTQ, encoded by the exons ATGCTCCAAGGATTTCATGACTCTGGTTTCCACGCCGAGAAGCCACTCCTCGTGCTGCCCTCCTGCCTCCTCGCCCCGTTCGTCTCCGCCGTCCCCATGCCAA GAAGCCTGCGCCTGGGGAGCCACCAGCAGCACCCGCCGGCTCTGAAGCTCAGTTCCTCTCAG GAGACGACGGCGATCGCGGCGGCGATGAACACGGGCAGGCCGACGGCGAGGATGGACGTGGAGGTGAACGAGTACCAACAGTCGGGCCCCAACAACCGCCACGATCCACCCATTCTTGGCCATTTCCTTGTTCAAAGGATCTACGCCCTCGCGACATGCTTGGAGGTTTCAGACTTCCAGGTGCTTACTGATATTTCACGACGCACCCAGTAG